In Chitinivibrionales bacterium, the following proteins share a genomic window:
- a CDS encoding glutaminyl-peptide cyclotransferase: MKKTTSLLLLLVLASSAVSQPSSIPVIVPKVIRTIPHDTKAFTQGLFYYKGLLYESTGLYGQSSLRVIDPKDGTIIKNIPVADIFAEGCARMDSFLVQLSWREKAALVYSLPSLKYVRSFSYDGEGWGLTSSAASFYMSNGSDTLFIRNKKFSIIGKMPVTNAGKPLLSLNELEYVKGLVYANVWFDKSIYLIQPKTGKAIKIVDCTSLVAQNASQTDQDVLNGIAYNNVTGTFYLTGKNWRYIFEVRL, from the coding sequence CCTGCTGGTGCTGGCATCATCAGCCGTAAGCCAGCCGTCTTCAATTCCTGTTATAGTGCCAAAAGTCATTCGCACCATTCCGCATGACACCAAGGCATTTACGCAGGGGCTTTTCTATTACAAAGGGCTGCTCTACGAAAGCACCGGCCTTTACGGCCAGTCGAGTCTGCGCGTCATTGATCCCAAAGACGGAACCATCATAAAAAACATTCCCGTTGCCGATATTTTCGCCGAAGGGTGCGCGAGGATGGATTCTTTTCTTGTCCAGCTCTCGTGGCGCGAAAAGGCGGCTCTCGTGTATTCGCTGCCGTCGCTTAAGTATGTCCGTTCATTTTCGTACGACGGCGAAGGCTGGGGGCTCACCTCATCCGCCGCGTCGTTTTACATGAGCAACGGCAGCGATACGTTGTTCATCAGGAATAAAAAATTTTCCATAATTGGAAAGATGCCGGTGACAAATGCGGGAAAACCGCTCTTGTCCCTTAACGAGCTTGAATATGTCAAGGGGCTCGTCTATGCCAATGTGTGGTTCGATAAGTCAATTTATCTGATCCAGCCGAAAACAGGAAAAGCGATCAAAATTGTGGACTGCACTTCTCTTGTTGCGCAAAACGCGTCGCAAACCGACCAAGACGTTTTAAACGGAATCGCCTACAACAATGTCACCGGAACGTTTTATCTGACGGGAAAAAACTGGCGGTATATTTTTGAGGTGAGGTTGTAA
- the larB gene encoding nickel pincer cofactor biosynthesis protein LarB — protein sequence MEHESLLKVLKAVADKKMPVETAMKKLSTLPYEDMGFARVDHHRALRKGYAEVIFCQNKTPQQVLAIAKSLMAHDETVFGTRASEATLALLKKEIKGVEVSETGKCFWKKSKHWKKRDNVKGAILIASAGTADLPVVEEARCTVEVLGHPCATLSDVGVAGIHRLFAHHKEIHDASVVIVVAGMEGALPSVVAGLVACPVIAVPTSVGYGSHLGGLVPLFAMLNSCASGLTVVNIDNGFGAGYAAALMNAR from the coding sequence ATGGAACACGAATCGCTGCTCAAGGTGCTCAAGGCGGTTGCCGACAAAAAAATGCCTGTTGAAACCGCTATGAAAAAGCTTTCCACGCTTCCGTATGAAGACATGGGGTTTGCCCGCGTTGACCATCACCGGGCACTGCGAAAGGGATACGCGGAAGTAATATTCTGCCAGAACAAGACGCCGCAGCAGGTGCTTGCCATTGCGAAAAGCCTCATGGCGCACGATGAGACCGTGTTCGGCACAAGGGCGTCCGAAGCAACGCTTGCCCTGCTTAAAAAAGAAATAAAGGGAGTGGAAGTCAGCGAAACTGGAAAATGTTTCTGGAAAAAATCCAAGCACTGGAAAAAAAGGGACAATGTCAAAGGCGCCATTTTGATTGCCTCGGCAGGCACCGCTGACCTTCCCGTTGTCGAGGAGGCGCGGTGCACCGTGGAGGTGCTCGGCCATCCGTGCGCCACACTCAGCGACGTGGGTGTTGCGGGCATTCACCGATTGTTTGCCCATCACAAGGAGATCCACGACGCATCAGTGGTGATTGTCGTGGCCGGCATGGAAGGCGCGCTGCCGTCGGTAGTGGCAGGCCTCGTGGCGTGCCCGGTGATCGCGGTGCCGACGAGCGTGGGCTACGGCTCGCACCTCGGAGGGCTCGTGCCGCTGTTTGCCATGCTCAATTCCTGCGCGTCGGGACTCACGGTGGTGAACATCGACAACGGGTTCGGCGCCGGGTATGCAGCGGCATTGATGAATGCGCGTTAA
- the dusB gene encoding tRNA dihydrouridine synthase DusB yields the protein MDFSGKKLFLAPMAGITDSVFRSLCREHGADVVMSEMVSAEGLFYRSRPTDALLICGDRERPIGIQLFGAKPDRLARAAELVQKKANPDFIDLNSGCPVPKVVKKNGGASLLRDLRLFKEIVTAMVKASSVPVSVKLRSGWSEHHWVDVEFAQAAVACGASAVILHPRSKTMGFSGHSYWERIAVVKKAVAVPVIGNGDILSAKDGSDMFEQTGCDSVMIGRGALGNPWIFSSVKALLAQSPAAPPSLQARMETALGHVDRFVKLNGEKTAAAEMKKHASWYIRGLPGAGGIRSKIFRAKSTADIKAALAEVMAAK from the coding sequence ATGGATTTTTCAGGAAAAAAACTTTTTCTGGCGCCCATGGCGGGCATCACGGACAGCGTGTTTAGGAGTTTGTGCAGGGAGCACGGCGCGGACGTGGTGATGTCGGAGATGGTGAGCGCAGAAGGACTGTTCTACCGGTCAAGGCCAACGGATGCGCTTCTTATTTGTGGAGATCGGGAGCGCCCGATCGGGATACAGCTGTTCGGCGCAAAGCCCGACCGCTTGGCCCGCGCCGCGGAGCTTGTCCAAAAAAAAGCGAACCCCGATTTTATCGACCTGAACTCCGGTTGCCCGGTCCCGAAGGTGGTGAAAAAGAACGGCGGAGCGTCCCTGCTCAGGGACCTGCGTCTGTTCAAGGAGATCGTCACCGCAATGGTAAAGGCATCGTCGGTGCCGGTGAGCGTGAAGCTGCGCTCGGGCTGGAGCGAGCACCACTGGGTGGACGTCGAATTCGCGCAGGCCGCGGTTGCATGCGGGGCGAGCGCCGTGATCCTGCATCCGCGCTCGAAAACCATGGGCTTTTCAGGGCATTCCTACTGGGAAAGGATCGCGGTTGTCAAGAAAGCGGTGGCCGTGCCCGTGATCGGCAACGGCGACATCCTCTCGGCCAAAGACGGCTCGGATATGTTTGAGCAGACCGGCTGCGATTCGGTGATGATCGGCAGGGGAGCGCTGGGCAACCCCTGGATATTTTCTTCTGTCAAGGCGCTTTTGGCGCAATCGCCGGCTGCGCCGCCGTCATTACAAGCGAGAATGGAAACGGCGCTTGGTCATGTCGACAGATTCGTAAAATTAAATGGTGAAAAGACGGCTGCGGCCGAAATGAAGAAGCACGCATCATGGTATATTCGCGGATTGCCCGGCGCAGGAGGGATCAGGTCGAAAATTTTCAGGGCAAAATCAACGGCGGACATCAAGGCGGCGCTTGCAGAAGTAATGGCGGCAAAGTAA
- a CDS encoding PAC2 family protein: MKVLHDVTFSSPPALLAAWPGMGNVGLIAMDYLRRYLSAGLFAEIDMSPYFIPDSIIVKEGIAQLPDIPSSVFHYTTSPDLIIFESNAQIGGKDGIAIIKTILDITRQYKVSRIFTAAALAQPMSFQTKSEVLIACSSTAHLDTIRHFGVVPMPDGYIAGLNGLLLGVAASRGIDAACLLATMPSYAANMPYPKASLEIIKVFQKIFSLNLDLAELNASASDMDQQLAAIEQRIKQLFPAEKESNEEMSGLDEEKVPHYIMEKIEKLFKKAEQDRSAAQELKKELDKWNLFELYEDRFLDLFEDNNSKQ, from the coding sequence ATGAAAGTGCTGCATGATGTGACTTTTTCCTCGCCGCCGGCGTTGCTCGCGGCATGGCCGGGCATGGGGAACGTGGGCCTTATCGCCATGGATTACTTGCGCCGCTATTTGAGCGCCGGGCTTTTCGCGGAAATCGACATGAGCCCGTATTTCATCCCGGATTCCATTATCGTCAAGGAGGGCATCGCGCAGCTCCCGGACATCCCGTCGAGCGTCTTTCACTACACCACGAGCCCCGACCTCATCATCTTCGAAAGCAACGCGCAGATCGGCGGCAAGGACGGCATCGCCATCATCAAGACGATCCTCGACATCACCCGCCAATACAAGGTGTCGCGCATCTTCACCGCCGCCGCGCTCGCGCAGCCCATGAGCTTCCAGACCAAATCCGAAGTGCTCATCGCCTGCTCGAGCACCGCGCACCTCGACACAATACGGCATTTCGGCGTGGTGCCCATGCCCGACGGGTATATCGCGGGCCTCAACGGCCTTCTGCTCGGTGTCGCCGCCTCCCGCGGCATCGACGCGGCGTGCCTGCTTGCCACCATGCCGTCCTATGCTGCCAACATGCCGTATCCGAAGGCGTCCCTTGAGATCATCAAGGTGTTCCAGAAGATCTTCTCCCTCAACCTCGACCTCGCCGAACTCAATGCAAGCGCCTCGGACATGGACCAGCAGCTCGCGGCCATCGAGCAGCGCATCAAACAGCTGTTTCCCGCCGAAAAGGAGTCCAACGAGGAGATGTCGGGCCTCGACGAGGAGAAGGTGCCCCACTACATCATGGAGAAGATCGAAAAACTGTTCAAAAAGGCGGAACAGGACCGGTCCGCCGCGCAGGAGCTCAAGAAAGAGCTTGACAAATGGAACCTGTTCGAGTTGTACGAAGACCGCTTCCTTGATTTGTTCGAAGACAACAACAGCAAGCAATAG